A single genomic interval of Qingrenia yutianensis harbors:
- a CDS encoding DMT family transporter: MLVMLCAFMFSVHILVIDHFSPKVDCVKMSCIQFFVCAVISTVFMFALETPDFASLWSAKTAILYSGILSSGVGYTLQIIGQQGNDPTVSSLILSLESVFSMISGWIVLHEKFSPKEAIGSLLIFAAIILSQLPKEIFQKICGKGRRNLNV; this comes from the coding sequence ATGCTCGTAATGCTTTGCGCGTTTATGTTTTCGGTGCATATTTTGGTTATCGACCATTTTTCGCCGAAAGTTGACTGCGTAAAAATGTCGTGCATACAGTTTTTTGTGTGCGCGGTTATTTCGACGGTGTTTATGTTCGCGCTCGAAACTCCCGATTTTGCAAGTCTTTGGAGCGCAAAAACGGCTATTTTGTATTCGGGTATTCTCTCGTCGGGAGTGGGATACACGCTCCAGATTATAGGTCAGCAGGGTAACGACCCCACCGTTTCGTCGCTGATTTTAAGCCTTGAATCGGTATTTTCGATGATTTCGGGCTGGATTGTTCTGCACGAAAAATTTTCGCCCAAAGAAGCAATCGGCAGTCTTTTGATATTCGCGGCTATAATACTTTCACAGTTGCCGAAAGAAATTTTCCAAAAAATTTGCGGAAAGGGCAGGCGAAACTTAAATGTATAA
- a CDS encoding DMT family transporter: MKSNLKKNLLLMLTALIWGTGFVSQSIGTDYVGPCTFLAMRSYIGGIALLPCIFFLGKIAQPDSGSAVKKDTKTLVIGGICCGAALFCASIFQQIGIMYTTVGKTGFLTALYIIIVPVLGLFFKKKVGINIWISALIAVFGMYLLCVKESFAIGQGDMLVMLCAFMFSVHILVIDHFSPKVDCVKMSCIQFFVCAVISTVFMFALETPDFASLWSAKTAILYSGILSSGVGYTLQIIGQQGNDPTVSSLILSLESVFSMISGWIVLHEKFSPKEAIGSLLIFAAIILSQLPKEIFQKISFVRERKFCDRAG; encoded by the coding sequence TTGAAAAGCAACTTAAAGAAAAATCTTTTATTGATGTTAACCGCACTGATTTGGGGCACGGGATTTGTTTCACAGAGTATCGGCACCGATTACGTCGGCCCGTGCACGTTTCTTGCAATGCGCTCGTATATCGGCGGAATTGCGCTTTTGCCGTGCATATTCTTCCTCGGAAAAATTGCACAGCCGGACAGCGGAAGTGCTGTGAAAAAAGATACAAAAACACTTGTTATCGGCGGTATATGCTGCGGTGCGGCGCTCTTTTGCGCAAGTATTTTTCAGCAAATCGGCATAATGTACACCACTGTCGGAAAGACGGGTTTTTTAACTGCTTTATACATAATTATCGTGCCGGTTTTAGGGCTGTTTTTCAAGAAAAAAGTCGGGATTAACATTTGGATAAGTGCGCTTATTGCGGTTTTCGGAATGTATCTTTTGTGCGTGAAAGAAAGTTTTGCGATAGGGCAGGGTGATATGCTCGTAATGCTTTGCGCGTTTATGTTTTCGGTGCATATTTTGGTTATCGACCATTTTTCGCCGAAAGTTGACTGCGTAAAAATGTCGTGCATACAGTTTTTTGTGTGCGCGGTTATTTCGACGGTGTTTATGTTCGCGCTCGAAACTCCCGATTTTGCAAGTCTTTGGAGCGCAAAAACGGCTATTTTGTATTCGGGTATTCTCTCGTCGGGAGTGGGATACACGCTCCAGATTATAGGTCAGCAGGGTAACGACCCCACCGTTTCGTCGCTGATTTTAAGCCTTGAATCGGTATTTTCGATGATTTCGGGCTGGATTGTTCTGCACGAAAAATTTTCGCCCAAAGAAGCAATCGGCAGTCTTTTGATATTCGCGGCTATAATACTTTCACAGTTGCCGAAAGAAATTTTCCAAAAAATTTCTTTTGTGCGTGAAAGAAAGTTTTGCGATAGGGCAGGGTGA
- a CDS encoding ECF transporter S component, translating to MKNSALSEYVKTALLTAIIFLLTFVPNIGYIPINPVINVTIIHVPVIIGSIVLGSKKGAFLGFMFGITSFIKNTFFSTSAMSFVFNPLFHISTGYYAGALYALVICFVPRILAGVFPYYVYTALKKKITNVGALLTAGVAGSMTNTILVMGLIGILFKNEYTQMLGEKAANGVFAFIGATILTNGLAEAAVAAILSATVAKALLVMKKRS from the coding sequence ATGAAAAACTCTGCGCTTTCGGAATATGTAAAAACCGCACTGCTGACGGCAATTATATTCTTGCTGACGTTTGTGCCGAATATCGGTTATATACCGATAAACCCCGTTATTAACGTAACGATTATACACGTTCCCGTAATTATCGGCTCTATCGTGCTCGGTTCAAAAAAGGGTGCGTTTTTAGGGTTTATGTTCGGAATTACCAGTTTTATAAAGAACACGTTTTTCTCAACCTCGGCTATGTCGTTTGTGTTCAACCCTCTTTTTCACATCAGCACGGGATACTATGCCGGCGCGCTTTATGCGCTTGTAATCTGCTTTGTTCCGCGAATTTTGGCGGGGGTTTTTCCGTATTATGTTTACACCGCGCTGAAAAAGAAAATCACCAATGTCGGCGCACTGCTCACAGCGGGCGTTGCGGGTTCGATGACCAATACAATTTTGGTTATGGGACTTATCGGTATTCTTTTTAAGAACGAGTATACGCAAATGCTCGGCGAAAAGGCGGCAAACGGCGTGTTTGCATTTATCGGCGCGACAATCTTAACAAACGGACTTGCGGAGGCTGCTGTTGCGGCAATCCTTTCGGCAACGGTTGCAAAGGCGCTTTTGGTGATGAAAAAACGCTCATAA
- a CDS encoding DUF1540 domain-containing protein, with translation MDNAISGVKCDAAECKHHAPENKCVAGCIQVNNDATHKDALCKTFEKKDCFCK, from the coding sequence ATGGATAACGCTATTTCAGGAGTTAAATGTGACGCGGCGGAATGTAAACATCATGCACCCGAAAACAAATGCGTTGCAGGCTGCATACAGGTAAATAACGATGCAACACACAAAGATGCACTCTGCAAAACCTTTGAGAAAAAGGATTGCTTCTGCAAATAA
- a CDS encoding pyridoxamine kinase, translated as MVSNTVKRVAAINDMSGFSRCSLTVAMPIISAMGLHCCPLPTAILSNNTEHEEFFFDDYTDKMQLYASYWRDLKIKFDCIYTGFLGSEKQIDIVKSFIADFKTDKNIILIDPVMADNGKIYSTYNAKMCEKMKALTAVADVITPNVTEACILSGTEYKGENISLKNAEMMGRKIVSHGAKTVVITGIREDDNVVNFICKKDFCDFVKIKAAPVYYSGTGDVFASVLCGALTNGKDITQSVKISSDFVEKCVLYSKKCGIYPNEGVGFEKFLGDLVNTIEKE; from the coding sequence ATGGTCAGCAATACCGTTAAAAGGGTTGCGGCGATAAACGATATGTCGGGCTTCAGCCGATGCTCGCTCACGGTTGCAATGCCGATAATTTCGGCTATGGGACTGCACTGTTGTCCTTTGCCGACGGCAATTTTGTCAAACAACACCGAGCACGAGGAATTTTTCTTTGATGATTACACCGATAAAATGCAGCTGTACGCAAGCTACTGGCGCGATTTAAAGATTAAGTTCGACTGCATTTACACGGGGTTTTTGGGCTCGGAAAAGCAGATTGACATTGTAAAAAGCTTTATCGCCGATTTTAAAACCGATAAAAATATTATCCTTATCGACCCCGTTATGGCTGATAACGGCAAAATCTACTCCACATACAACGCGAAAATGTGCGAAAAAATGAAAGCGTTAACCGCCGTTGCAGACGTTATAACGCCCAATGTAACCGAGGCTTGCATACTGAGCGGAACGGAATACAAAGGCGAAAACATCAGCCTTAAAAATGCGGAAATGATGGGAAGAAAAATCGTTTCGCACGGTGCAAAAACAGTCGTTATAACCGGAATACGCGAAGACGACAACGTGGTAAACTTCATTTGCAAAAAGGATTTTTGCGATTTTGTGAAAATCAAAGCCGCTCCCGTTTACTATTCGGGCACGGGTGACGTTTTTGCGTCGGTTTTGTGCGGTGCGCTCACAAACGGCAAGGATATTACGCAATCTGTGAAAATTTCTTCGGATTTTGTGGAAAAGTGTGTTTTATATTCCAAAAAGTGTGGTATATATCCTAATGAGGGTGTGGGATTTGAAAAGTTTTTAGGTGATTTGGTAAATACAATCGAAAAGGAATGA
- a CDS encoding TIGR04002 family protein: MKVKRLVMTAVFTALVFVTTAYILHIPIPATGGYVHIGDAVIYLAAACLPLPYAIFTASVGAGLCDALFAPVYVIPTIIIKAILVLFFTNKKDKIICKRNVIALILAGVTGVLCYYAVDAFLYFDKNFLAALSTLPMSFVQPAASAAAFLIIGAALDKLNFKKLF, encoded by the coding sequence ATGAAAGTAAAAAGATTGGTAATGACAGCGGTATTCACGGCTTTGGTATTTGTCACCACGGCGTACATATTGCATATCCCCATACCGGCAACGGGCGGATATGTGCATATCGGTGACGCGGTGATTTATCTTGCGGCGGCTTGCCTTCCTTTGCCGTATGCCATTTTTACAGCATCTGTGGGCGCAGGCTTGTGCGACGCGCTTTTCGCCCCCGTTTACGTAATTCCCACAATCATAATCAAGGCGATACTGGTGTTGTTTTTTACAAATAAAAAAGATAAAATCATTTGCAAACGAAATGTGATTGCGCTCATCTTGGCAGGCGTTACGGGCGTTTTGTGCTACTATGCCGTTGACGCATTTTTGTATTTCGACAAAAACTTCCTCGCGGCGCTTTCCACGCTTCCTATGAGCTTTGTTCAGCCTGCGGCAAGTGCGGCGGCATTTTTGATAATCGGCGCGGCTTTGGACAAACTAAACTTTAAGAAGTTATTTTAA
- a CDS encoding SDR family NAD(P)-dependent oxidoreductase has translation MKALVTGASSGIGYQIALCLAHRGIDLVVCARREERLEKLKSEVNVNVKIIKADLTDIDSVFALYTEVKNDGIDILVNNAGFGVCGEFLKTDLVRELDMIDLNIKALHALTKLFLRDFTERNNGYILNVASSAAFMPGPLLSSYYASKAYVLRLDRAVNTELKKMKSDVRISTLCPGPVKTEFDEVANVKFSLKGLDARFVAEYAVKKMFAKKEVIVPGRQMKLLRPLQKMTPDFILCKIAYHIQKRKIY, from the coding sequence TTGAAAGCTCTTGTAACGGGCGCGTCGTCGGGAATAGGCTATCAAATTGCACTTTGCCTTGCGCACCGGGGTATTGACCTTGTTGTGTGCGCACGGCGCGAAGAACGGCTTGAAAAGCTTAAAAGCGAGGTTAACGTAAACGTTAAAATCATAAAGGCGGATTTAACCGATATTGACAGTGTTTTTGCACTTTACACCGAGGTTAAAAACGACGGAATTGATATTCTTGTGAACAACGCAGGCTTTGGCGTTTGCGGTGAGTTTTTGAAAACCGACCTTGTGCGCGAGCTTGATATGATTGATTTGAATATAAAAGCTCTGCACGCGCTGACAAAGCTTTTTCTGCGCGATTTTACAGAAAGAAACAACGGATATATACTGAATGTTGCGTCGTCCGCGGCATTTATGCCCGGCCCGCTTTTGTCGTCATATTACGCGTCGAAAGCGTACGTTCTGCGCCTTGACCGCGCGGTTAACACCGAGCTTAAAAAGATGAAATCGGACGTAAGAATATCCACTCTTTGCCCGGGACCTGTAAAAACCGAGTTTGACGAGGTTGCAAACGTGAAATTCAGCTTAAAAGGTCTGGACGCACGGTTTGTTGCGGAGTATGCGGTGAAAAAGATGTTTGCGAAAAAGGAAGTTATCGTGCCGGGCCGGCAGATGAAACTGCTGCGTCCGCTTCAAAAAATGACACCCGATTTTATACTGTGCAAAATTGCATATCATATACAAAAGAGAAAAATATACTAA